In Quercus lobata isolate SW786 unplaced genomic scaffold, ValleyOak3.0 Primary Assembly Scq3eQI_1903, whole genome shotgun sequence, the genomic window TCTACAATCATAGATTATTGCATTGTTTGTTGACACatgataatttataattcaaGATCTTTTCCTACTATTTTCTTTgctaatttgttaaaatttagaaattgtgTTTGGCTTCATCTTGCTAGGTTCTTTTTTCATGATCATTGGTTTATATGCTGTGAATTGGGCTAAAGTTAAAGACATGGGAGAGATCAAACAAGATACAGTTGTACAACTACTACATGAATCTTTTAAAGAACATGAGtattaaatgtataaatttctCAGTAGCTTAACATAATGAGGTGATTCCATGGtatagaaaaaacaaatatggacatgtataaacaattatatcatgAATACGTTTGCTTTTATCTAccccttttatgtttttttattgattgactAAAATCAACTACAAATTTAGCttcttctcaaaagaaaaaaaatactacacaTTTAGCTTccttagtttttcaaaaattttaaattgtgtgtaaaggaaaaaaataaatcaatatatGTTTTGGGGAGAAGTTTTTTTGTAATAGTTGATTCTCatatatgagtttagtgattatCGAAATATAAATTGTTATAACTTTGTTAAATAGTTCTTATgcgaaaaaatgaaaacaaagtttGGATAAATTGCTCATTAACATctccaaaaatgcaaaataatgttAGCTTTCATATGACATCATCAAGATTCATTTTcatgttctaataaaaattatacattttttttttattgtgttgcATTTTGGTGCATATCTCACTATACTATAAcgtattacaaaatattttgtcatatataataattaaaaataaaacacaacatGTTTCCTtggcaaaaaaatatatttatacaaaaaatcaagATATAGACTTCTttagttatataatatatattatatattttagtgtAATCACATTATTGTGAGATGGGTTTGGGACTATTATTTATAAGTCTTAGccactattttcattttttacttaaCATAAAAGTATATGATGTCAAATTTTTCTGCATATCGCGTGGGTCTGTGACTAGTTGTTGTTAATTAGTAAATCATGTTAGATTCATCTTTAggtaaatttatagtaaaagtGTTTCAGAATCCCAAGAGATTGGCGAGAACTCCTTGTAATTTGGTTGAGTTCAACGTCtttagaataaaatttgaaaagtttgtTATTTGCAACATgtaaatgaatttattttaccATTGAGTTTCATGTAGTTGCAGACTTCTTAATGGATATACATGTGTGAGTAAAATTCCACGTTGAGCAAGAATGATAAGAGAGAGTGATTAACTTAGTTGGACCCAAACTTATAGGCATAAGCTTTTGAATTAAGTGGTGTCCTTATATATTAAACCTTCAATTGGAGGCTCTCCAATGAGAGAGATGTATTTCAGATATGAAAACTTAGATATTGTCACATCTACAATACTGGATTTTTTGGTATGTTGAAGTATGTATTTTGCGTTCAAATCCTCTCAATCCCACAAAAAACAATACAATGAGTGGTTCATAGGTCAAAGGAATATTAAAGTGTGTATGTTTTCATAAACAGGTTAGTGAGGAAAAGTTGTCAAGAGTAGATCGGTTAGTTTCCTTGCACAAGAACAAGGTGACAAATTGTGATTTGGTGGCACTCTGCAGTCTAGTTATTGCTATAGAAAGGACAGATAGAAATGAAAACCCCAAGTCAAAAGTCAAAGACAAATTACTTCAACAAGAGTAGTGTCCATGGCACAGCAATCATCAACAGTGATGCAATCTCTCAGTTTGCAGTCTTGTAAGAAATAAGAGAGAACACACAACAAATGGTGAGCTATAGCTCAACTGATACTTTCCTCTTCCGGTAACAATGAAATGGATGGTGAGGTTGTGAGTTCAAAATCCATTgggtgtgtgtaacttaccaataaaaaaaaaatgctgctattttgttgatatttaattttacatgaaattctaaaatattatgTCTTTAGATCTTCATATAAGTatagtatttttgttttttctttaatgtcTTAGAAGCATTTCGGGAAATCTATTGGTCCTGTTGCAAGGTAAGCAGTTTGCTAACCTtgtaaaataaaacatttgtaGAGTTAGTTATTGGCAGTAAGATCTCATTAGTTCAATTAATCTGATTTCCAAGCCAGCAAGTGACTAAAACCTTTTTGTGAAGAAGTGGATGTAGACGGCACAAGAATCTGCATTGCACTTCAAGATGTACTCTCTTTTATGCAATTTAAATGGTAAGAAATGGCAGAATCTAGTTGTTGCcatcttttttcctttggtaTAGGCAATCTCAATTGCAACAGAATCAAAATAGGAGGAGGAGAAAGCTACGGGAGTCAATCTAGATAATGTCCCATTCGAtgacaaagaagaagaggaagaagaggtaGGGGAAACATGTAGCCCCCTCCCATGCCACTGGCAAGTGGAGCCAAACCTATCTCAGGGATGTAGGGTTTTCCCCATGTTATGATAGGTGCGGATGGGTTATCTTATGGACTTGCTACACTTGATGGGTTTCCTATGCTAGATCTTAGCAGGGTCAAGAGATGCTGAGTCCAGGTTATGGACCAGATGATGACTCACAATGTTAGCATGGATTCAAGGTTCACCATGATGATCAAAATGGTGCTGGTAATAACTTCAGAAATGAAGAAAGCAAAAGTCAGGAAGATTACCAAGGTACCACTGTCTCGGATCAGTGACAGATGCCACCAGCTGAGCGGCAAATGAGTGACAGTGCTAATTGGAGAAAATGCTTCCTCATGCTTACCTGCTTTCTTTTCAACATGATCAAACTACAATTCTTTCACCAATtctgttttttagtttttactaaaTTCTGggtgatattttttaattttttgaaaattagttgAAAATGTTTAAATATGTTGCTAGGATGTGTTATATTTATGTAACAAATCAGGGGAAGGGCGATTGAACACATATGTGAGACTAAACTCTTGATCTAGACTAACGTACTTGTAAAGGAATCTATACAACATTGTCTTAAGTAGGATGCTGTGTTGATTTACAAATTCTTCACTATTATTGATGGATAACATATAAATGGCctctgtattttattttatttatttcacaaACAAAAGGTTTATAAGGGAATTTGTGTAAAACAAGACTGTCCACTGAGGACCATAAGAAATTAAGAACTGTGAAATTAGATGGGAATCTTTGGTGGTCAATCACAAACTCACAATGCAACCTTTTCTTAGATGTAAGGGCAAATggaattctatgcataaaagaATGGGAActgcttttattttgtttcttaagTTATGTAGATATTCTTAGACTATGTTCTTGTTTTTTACTCCTGCGAGGTAGTTTCCAATGTTTGACTCGATCTATATTCTGTTTCCAATGTTTGATACGATTTATATTATGTTTGGAAACAAattatttagctttttgttaaaagtgtgctaaaaacaaaaagttagcTTATAAGCTAATCCTAAACACACATTCATGAGTGCGTCTTGATATGCTTATGAAACTCAGGATCATctaattttatcattaaaaaaatcttaaagacTCAATGTGCTACTTAACAAACTAGCCAAAATCTTATCATGCAACAAACACACTCAAGTCCTTCCATTGACTGACGGTTAAGTGAACTGagaaaattcaaacccaaaacaGTATGTAGGGACTGTTGGAGTATGTGTTTTTCAAACTCTTAAACTATGCTTGTGTCCCACATTGGTTAGAGATGAGTTTGCATATATGTTTATAAATCTTTGCACCTCTTAAGTGATAGCTTGAAAGACAATGGGTTAAGGGTTGGAGTTGGGCTTGGGTTGGACTTAAGCTTGTCTCTCTTGGGCCTCATTCCATTTCCTTATCTTTTGCTTTCAGCCCATCTTAGTTCTGCCCGTTGGGCATTAAATAAGCAGCTTGTTGGGGCATTTAATGTGCAACCTGTTGGCTTGCACAGTGACTGTTACTGCAGCCCTTCAGCCCTCACATGAGTTAGTATATAAAACCCTATATTCCCCTCTACAGCTCTTAAGTTTTTCAACTACAGCAGCCACCTTCTCCCTctgtttttgctctttttttttcttttctttttttgctcaTCTCCACTAAAAATTTCTgcatcaatttttagttttaaggaAAGGCAAATTAAGGTTGTTCCTAATTCTTCTTGTTTGAGTATGTgatcaacttgaagaaattactATAGTCTAATCTTGGGGGGTTGTTCGGCCAAGAGAGCCATTCACACTGAGTTCTACTCCGGGTGGCACGAATCAACCTTTAAAGACAACGCATTTGCATGATTCTATAGTTTGTGAGATCTTTCTAactctatctatttatttttgtcattgctaattttttagggtttgtattgttgaatcaaaacttgtttatttagccatattttccaacaattttaaaggttgatttttgtgttttaaaaatgaagaaacaagtTGTTGATTCTCTTAAGGTCATTTCGGAAATTACAAAGCTTGAGGCTTTTGatggaaataattttaaacgTTGGAAAGAAAGAGTTTTGCCCATCTTGGAATTTACCGAACTTGAACAGGTTCTTTATGAGCCTAAACCCGAAGAAGATCCTAAAAATATAGCAAAGtgggaaaaaacaaataaattgtgtgTTCATACTATTAAATGTGGTTTATCTAACAAGTTGTTTGATCATTATTGTCATTTTACTTGTGCTAAAGATTTATGGGATGAACTTAATGGTCGTTATGGGTTTGAGGATGAGGGTGCTAAAAAATTTGCTACGGCTTAATTTATGTCTTTTCAAATGGTTGAGAAAAAAAGTGTTTCTAGCCAAATtgaagattttcaaaaattagtATCCGACCTAGCTAAAGAAGGTGATGTTTTACCCGAGAGGTTTGTGGCTCATGGCCTAGTGTTTAAGTTGCCGGACTCTTGGAAAGAGTATAAACATCAGCATAGCCACCATAGAACCTATTTAAATCTTCAACAAACTATCGTTGATATTCAAATTGAAGAAACGAATAGGATGTCGGAAAAAGTTTCTAGAGCTAAGGAATTTACTTCCAAGGCTAATGTTGTAGAGGGAGGACCTTCTAGATCTCCACAACATAATAAGAAACATGATtttaagggaaaagaaaattttcataataaaaatggcccaaatcctcaaatccaaaagaataattgttttatttgtagCAAGGTAGGTCATTATGCGACAACATGTAGGGTGAGGGGCAActtcaacaacaataagaacaacaacaaaggCTCTACATCAAATAAGGCAAATGTGGTGCAAACCGAAGAGATCATTGCGGCGGTGGTGTGTGAGGCACACTTGGTGACAAAAGTGAAGGGATGGGTAATTGACTCGGCTTGCACAAGACACATTGGTGCATTCAAAGAAGAGTTTAGCTCCTACACTCCTATGGCGGAAGGCAACGAATGTGTCTATGTTAGGGACAATAGATCCGTGCCAGTGAGTGGTAAAGGGAAGGTACTCTTGAAGCTAACTTCTGGTAAAACTCTTTCACTCAATAATGTCCTTCATGTACCTCACTTTCGACACAATCTCATTTCGGTACATTTGCTTGGTAAGGCCGGTATTAAAGTTTTATTTGATGGTGGCATAGTTACTTTAACTAAGAATGAAGTTTTTGTTGGTAAGGGCTGTGATGATGAAGGTCTCTTTGTACTTAATGTTGATCaagttattaatgaaaaaggTTCATCTTCTTGTGCTTACTTAGTTGATTCCATTGATGTTTGGCATGGTAGACTTGGACATGTTAATCTTGgctatataaagaaaataaaagaatgcgGAATTATTAACTCACTAAGTGAAGCTAATATGGACAAATGTAAAATTTGTGCCGAAACTAAAATCACCAAGAAACCTTGTAAATCCATAACAAGAGAAACCGAGCTTCTTGGATTGGTACATAATGACTTGGGTGATTTAAAACACACTATGACTAGAGGTGGTAAAAGATTCTATGTGATCTTTGTTGATGACCACTCTAGATTCACTAAACTTTATTTActaaggctgcgtttgttttggcttcaaacgTTTTTTGGAAATCCTTTTACATCTTTTCATCtgtttggttgcgcatggaaatagagttttccggaaaatcatttACTTTGACCGTAAAATTAAGGCCTTTGACTTGGAAAATGAATGCAAGTTCTGttttaccttcaaaccatttccaGGCTCACAAgcgcaaagagagagagagagagagagagagagaaagaagagagtagAGAAAGTGAGCTAGATCGTGCCCGACCCTAGACGCACCGTCGAGTTCACACCATCGAGATCATCGGCGCCGTCGTTCTCGACCCAAAGCTCATTGGTGCCGTCATTACCCATCTCGTTCTCGTTGCTCATCGGCATCATCGTTACCGATCTCGTTCTCGTTGCTCATCGGCGTTGTCGTTACCGATCTCGTTCTCGTTCTTGACCCAAGGCTCATCGACGCCGTCGATCTCGTCGTCTCGATCTCATCGCACCAATGATCTCGTCGTCGTCTCTTTATCCCTGAAGTTTTCgatcactctctcttcctcccgaaaatagcattttgtaggaaaatggttttctctctttgatctctgatttttttgttgttgttgtggtggtgtgggtggtggtgttttggtggttttcctgttgtgtggtggtgggttttgtgtgggtggtggtggaaaatagcattttcagaatgtgaccaaacatatgaaaatattttctagaacaattttcataatgtaaccaaacacttgaaaatattttcctttcccgaaaatagcatttccagaaaatatttattttccggaaaaatattttacattgaaccaaacacagcctaagaaCCAAAGATGAAGCTTTGGAGAtgtttataaagtataaaagtgAAGTTGAGaaccaaaagaataaaataattaaaaaacttagaaCCGATAGAGGTGGTGAATATGAGTCTAATCCTTTTAAggaattttgtgaaaaaaatgacataatacATGAGGTAACTCCACCTTATTCACTGGAATCTAATGGAATagctgaaaagaaaaatagaactCTTAAAGAGATGATAAATGTTATGCTTGTTAGTTCTGGACTATCTTCCAACATGTGGGGGGAGGCCATTCTTTTGGCTTGCCATATTCAAAATAAGGTACCTTATAAGAAAACCGATAAAACTCCTTATGAACTTTGGGAAGGGCGTAAGCCTAACTTGGAATACCTCAAAGTGTGGGGGTGCTTGGCTAAGGTCATGCTACCCGAGCCTAAAAGGAGAAAGCTTGGTTCTAGAACATGTGATTGTGTGTTTATTGGTTATGCGTGCAATAGTTCATGCTATAGATTTCTTGTCATCAAAAGTGATATATTAGAATCATACACTATTATTGAATCCGAAAATGTCATATTCTTTGAGCATGTGTTtcctttgaaaaataaggaaaaagaattgCATGATTATATTGAAATTTCTAATGACTTTGTTGATGATGTGTAAGAAATAAGAAGGAGCAAACGAGCTAGGAAGGAAAATGATTATGGTAACGATTTTCTTGCCTATGTCATTGAAGATGAACCTATAAGTTACTATGATGCAATTAAATCCATAGATGCAGCTTTTTGGTTGGAAGCAATTAATAATGAATTAGAATCTATTATGTCTAATCATACTTAGAAATTAGTTGAGCTTCCACCCAAGATTAAACCTATTGGTTGCAAATGGGTgtttaaaaggaaattaaaaccGGATGGTACAATTGATAAGTTTAAAGCTCGCTTAGTAGCTAAGGGCTATAAGCAAAAACATAATGTGGATTATTTTGATACTTATTCTCTGGTTACTAGAATTGCATctattagaattttatttgtcattaCTTCTATTTACAAACTTGTAGtacatcaaatggatgttaAAACTGTTTTTCTAAATGGTGATTTAGAagaagagatttatatggagCAACCCGAGGGTTATGTATTTCTTGGACAAGAACATAAAGTTTGTAAGTTAGTTAAATCTTTATATGgtttaaaacaagcacctaaacaatggcatgaaaattttgataatgttATGCTTACACATGGGTACGTGATCAATGGTGCCGATAAATGCATATATAGCAAGTTTATTAATAATGAAGGtgttattatatgtttatatgttgatgacttGCTTATATTTGGAACTAGCCTTGATGTTGTGCATGATGCTTAACACTTTCTTGCCtctaattttgaaatgaaaaatttggGTGAAACAAATATAATCTTGGGCATTAAGATCCTTAGGGATAATGATTGCATTACACTATCACAATCTCACTATGTagagaaaattcttaaaaagtttgaacACTTTGATATGTCACCTATGTCTATTCCCTTTGACTCAAAGGTGCACTTGTTTAAAAATCGTGGTGATAGTGTTTCACAAGATAAATATGCACAAATTATTGGTAGTTTGATGTTTTTGACAAATTGTACTCACCCTGATATTGCATATGCTGTTAGTAGATTGAGTAGATATACTCATTATCCTAGTATTGAACATTGGGATGAAATATCTAGATTGTTGAGATATTTAAAGGGTACTTTTGATTATGATTTATCATATTGTGGTTATCCTGCTATATTAGAAGGATATTGTGATGTTAATTAGATCTCTGATATAGATGGGGTAAAGCCCACTAGTGGATATGTGTTCACACTAGTTGGAGGGGCTGTCTCTTGGAAATCATCCAAGCAGACTTGCATAGCAAGATCTACTATGGAATCAGAGTTAGTAGCCTTAGAAAAGGCTGGGTCCGAAGCTGAGTGGCTTAGGAGTTTGTTAATTGATATACCATTGTATACTAACTCGGTTGCCTCCATTTGCATGCGTTGTGATTGCCAGGCTGCCATAGCACGTgctaataacaaaatttataatgggAAAAGTCGACATATCCGATGGAGGAACAATATTGTGAGGCAACTCATTGATAATGGTGTAATGTCCTTGGACTTTGTGAGGTCAGAAAGGAATTTGGCCGATCCTTTGATCAAGCCACTAGCAAGAAGGCTAGTGAGTGAGACATCGAGGGGAATAGGACTGATACCCAAATTGTAACACTATGGCCAATGCCCAACCTCTATGATGGGTGATTCCACGCAAGGGGTTAAATGGATAAAGGTCATTTGTGGTCCATATGGGCATTATCAGTTATTATGTATTCCGCTATCTCATTGAGGAGATTAGTGATGAGTCCATCCCTATGGTGTGAGACAGTGCTAAGTTGTAGATTGTTGGAGGTTGAGCTAGCTCTTAATGGATCCATAGTCCCTACCTATCGGGATGGGGTGTAGTGCACACACTCTTAATGGATGCCACCTATGTGGGAGTGGAAGTTGTGCTGCTTTTCTATGAAACTTGGGTAGGTCTCTAGAGCTCTCATGAAACCCAATGGCGCATGGCCTGTATAAGACGCCAACCTGCTTATGGAACAACCTTGGTAAAGAAAGGTATGTGGGTGATAAGTTTGATTATCTAATAGCTTGGTTAAAAGAGTCCAACTCTACCATTGTCTAGTAATTCCTACTTATTTACCCTAAGTATGGTTAAAACCTTAGGGTACCATATTGATGCATGTCTTCTTGAGTTTATTGCCTTTCCTAGTTTAGTGTTTGTAAcatgtgggggattgttggagtATGTGTATTTCAAACTCTTAAACTATGCTTGTATCCCACATTGGTTAGAGATGAGTTTGCTTTTATGTTTATAAACCTTTGCATCTCTTAAGTGATAGCTTGAAAGACAATGGGTTAAGGGTTGGAGTTAGGCTTGGGTTGGACTTAAGCTTGTCTCTCTTGGGCCTCATTCCATTTCCTTATCTTTTGCTTTCAGCCCATCTTAGTTCTGCCCATTGGGCATTAAATGAGCAGCCCGTTGGGGCATTTAATGTGCAGCCCGTTGGCTTGCACAGTGACTGTTACTACAGCCCTTTAGCCCTTACATGAGTTAGTATATAAAACCCTTGCACAGTGACTGTTACTACAACCCTTTAGCCCTTACATGAGTTAGTTTATAAAACCCTATATTCCCCTCTACAGCTCTTAAGTTTTTCAACTACAGCAGCCACCTTCTCCCTCTGTTCTTTTTGCTCATCTTCACTAAAAATTTCAgcataaatttttagttttaaggaAAGGCAAATTAAGGTTGTTCCTAGTTCTTCTTATTTGAGTGTGTgatcaacttgaagaaattattATAGTCTAATCTTGAGGGGTTGTTCGGCCAAGAGAGCCATTCACACCGAGTTCTACTCCGGGTGGCACGAATCAACCTTTAAAGACAACGCATTTGCGTGATTCTATAGTTTGTGAGATCTTTCTAactctatctatttatttttgtcattgctaattttttagggtttgtattgttgaatcaaaacttgtttatttaacCATATTTTCCAATAGCGGCTTCAACAGCTTTTTTTCTCAGTTGTCTAAAGCATCAATGGAAGGTGTATCAAAGTTATTCAGAAAGTCCGCGAAGAGAGCAAAACCATCTTCAGCTCTTCCTGAGGGATTATGCCGTCAATTTTCACTGGCTGAGATCAAGATTGCTACCAATAACTTCAATGATGAATTACTAGTTGGTGAGGGGGGTTTTGGTAGAGTATATAAGGGGTTTATTGATGACTGTAACAAAACCGTTGCAATAAAGCGGTTGAAACTCAAGCCGGGACAGGGTCTTGTTTTCGAGGATTTAAGGACCAAGGTGGTGTTGCTTTGCCAGCTACGCCACCCCAACCTCGTCCCTCTCATTGGATATTGTATTGATGAAGGCGAGAATATCCTAGTCTACGAGTTTATAGTCAACGGAAACCTCTTCAGAAAACTCTACTACACGGACCACGATGAACATGATCGCCTCTCGTGGAAACAAAGACTCCGGATTTGCATTGGGGTGGTGCGTGCACTGCACTACCTTCACACTGGGGTCAAGCATACTATTATCCACGGTGACATGAAGCCGGCCAACATTCTGTTGAACAAGAAATGGGAGGCCAAGTTGTCAGATTTCTCCAGGTTTGTCAGTGATTCTACGATGCTCGATACTTTGGGATACGTGGATCCCGAATGTCGCATTACCAGTGGGCTGACCGATAAATCTGACGTCTACTCTTTTGGTGTCGTACTGTTTAAAGTAGTACTCGGCAAAATGCATCAGTGGCGTCTGATTAGCTTGGCCCAAAAAGGGGAACGAGAATGGAGCTTCAATAAGAAAATTGATCCTTATCTGAAGGGGAAGATAGCTCCAGAGTGTTTCAAGGTATACATGGACATTGCAACTTCTTGTGTGCAACATGAGGGAAAGGATCGTCCCACGATGAATGAAGTGGAGGTAGGCCTTGAACATGCACTGGAACTGCAAGAGAGTGCAGATGCTGCGATCAAGGATGGTGAATATTACTGTCCCATTGATGAATATACCTGTAATGATTTTTGGGGTTTCGCTTCTCCAGCCATTGTTGAATATACCTCTAGTTCTTCTCTGCCTGAACTTGAGGAATTCCTTTCGGATTCAGATAGCTTGAGGGAATACATTTGAACACTTTCACGCCAAATGACTAGTGATTCACCACAAATATCAAAATTGCACTCCCATAAGCTAAGCAAGTtctgcatttattttattttcattagaCCTTGTGTTGGGTAGTATATGAATTCGGGAATATAGTGAGGTGGGTTGTTGTTGTATCCCTAAATTGTTCTTAGTATATAATCATGTTACAGTTACTAATTGAACTGAATTAGTAATGCcgccatctttttttttttttctttatatcttACTTGTTTGTTGAATTCATGAAAGTATTTACAAGAATGTTGAAGCAAGTTGCTATTTAAGCAAAGAGCTTTAAGTTTCATTGCAGGTGTGAAAGATTAAATCTAACTCACTTGAACTTTGTTGATGACTTAATGATCTTCATTGCTACTTACTCGCAATccatttgaatattttaaagaaTGTCAAAGGAGTTTCATGAGATTTCTGGCCGCTTAATAAATTACAGCAAGAATGAAGTGTTCTTTGCTAGGATGTCACAAGAAACCAAACATTTAGATCCACTCTATCTTGCATTTCAAGGAGGGTAGGTTGTTAGTAAAGTACCTTGGATTGCCTCTAATCCCTGGTAAACTCAAAGCTTAGGATTGTAGGCTAGTTGAAAAGATTACAGTTAGGATAACAACctaaataggaaaagaaaagtcTCTCCTTTGCAGGGAAGcttcaattgctgcaatttgtGCTTTATGAAATCTAAGTGTATTGGACCAACATTTTTATCTTACCAATGAAGATCATATTGGCTATTGAACAAAAGGTTTAACTGCTTTCTATGAAGTGGTAAGGAAGGTTCTTCTATTGGAGCAAATGTGGCTTGGAAGAAATTTGTCTATCCAATATGAAGAAAGGTTTAGGCAtcaaaagaatcaaagaatGGAATAAATCTGCCATCCTCAAGCCCATACGAAACCTATTTTCTCAGATGGCTCTGTATGGATTGTCTGGACAT contains:
- the LOC115973307 gene encoding receptor-like protein kinase FERONIA yields the protein MEGVSKLFRKSAKRAKPSSALPEGLCRQFSLAEIKIATNNFNDELLVGEGGFGRVYKGFIDDCNKTVAIKRLKLKPGQGLVFEDLRTKVVLLCQLRHPNLVPLIGYCIDEGENILVYEFIVNGNLFRKLYYTDHDEHDRLSWKQRLRICIGVVRALHYLHTGVKHTIIHGDMKPANILLNKKWEAKLSDFSRFVSDSTMLDTLGYVDPECRITSGLTDKSDVYSFGVVLFKVVLGKMHQWRLISLAQKGEREWSFNKKIDPYLKGKIAPECFKVYMDIATSCVQHEGKDRPTMNEVEVGLEHALELQESADAAIKDGEYYCPIDEYTCNDFWGFASPAIVEYTSSSSLPELEEFLSDSDSLREYI